Part of the Bacillus cereus group sp. RP43 genome is shown below.
CTCTTCATAAGAATCTTCTGGTTTTACGAACTTCACAAGCTCCACTTTATTAAACTGATGCTGACGGATTAAACCACGTGTATCGCGACCAGCTGAACCTGCTTCAGAACGGAAACATGAGCTAAATGCCGCATATCGTATAGGCAATTGCTCTTTACTTAAAATCTCATCACGATGCATATTTGTTACAGGTACTTCAGCTGTTGGAATTAAGAAGTAATCCTCACTTTCAATACGGAATGCATCTTCTTCAAACTTCGGAAGTTGTCCTGTTCCTGTCATACTTGCACGGTTTACCATATACGGAGGTAATACTTCTTCATATCCATGCTCGTCAGTATGAAGATCCAGCATAAAGCTAATTAAAGCACGCTCTAATCTTGCACCAGCACCTTTGTAAAATACGAAGCGGCTTCCTGTTACTTTCCCCGCACGTTCAAAATCTAAAATTCCTAAATCAGTAGCAAGATCCCAATGTGGTTTTGGTTCATAAGTAAATTCTTTCACTTCTCCCCAAGTACGTGCTACTACATTATCATCCTCTGTTTCGCCAACTGGAGCAGATTCATGAGGGATATTCGGAATAGATAACATTAATCTTTCTAAGTCTTCTTCAACTGTACGAAGTTCATTATCAAGATTTTTTACTTTCTCCCCAACTTCACGCATTTCTAGAATTAGAGCTTCCGCATCTTTCTTTTCACGCTTCAATACAGAGATTTGTTGAGATACTTCGTTACGTTTACTTTTTAGTTCCTCTGTTTGAACAAGTAACTCTCTTCTTCTCGTATCCAGTTCTTCAAAGCGACCAAAATCAGTTAAATCTTCGCCTCTATGCTGTAATTTTGCCTTTACTTCTTCAAAATTTGTACGTAAAAATTTAATATCAAGCATTATATACTCCTCCTTTTATTTCATAAAACACAAAAAACTCCCGTCCCTATATAAAGGGACGGGAGTTAACCCGCGTTGCCACCCTAGTTGAAAGCATTACTACTTTCCTCTCAAGTAGAAATAACGGCTCTTCACCGGGAATGCTTACTAATCAAAAGATATTCCACATTCCATTCCAGGATGGATTCACAAACTGTTTCTATCGATTTCCACCAACCATCGACTCTCTATAAGAAACAACATTTGTTACTACTTCCTATCAACACGCTTATTTTATAAAATTGTTACCATCAATTTACTATAATCTTATACAAGTTGCAAGTTACTTATACAACTTTTTTCATTTTCGCTTCTTTTACCATTTCTACAAAGTATGCTGTCACACGATGATCATCCGTTAATTCTGGATGGAATGACGCAGCTAAAAACTGATCTTGTCTTACTGCTACCATTCGATCTCCATGTGTAGAAAGTACTTCAACATCATCAGCTACATTTACAACATACGGAGCACGGATAAATACACCAATAAAGTCCTCTCCCACACCTTTCATTGAAAGTGCAGCTTCAAAACTATCCTTTTGGCGTCCGAACGCATTGCGCTCAACCGTAATATCCATAGCACCAATATGTGCTTCTTCATAGCCAATAAGTGTTTTCGCAAGAAGAATCATACCTGCACATGTACCAAACATTGGTTTACCAGACTTCGCAAATGTACGAAGAGGCTCCATGAAAGCATATTTATCAATAAGACGGCGCATTGTTGTACTTTCACCGCCTGGTAAAATAAGACCATCAATCTCTTCAAGTTGTTCTATACGCTTTACAACAACAGCTTCTGCACCACTTGCCTCAACTGATTTTACATGCTCACGAACTGCACCTTGAAGACCTAGCACACCGATTTTCACCATTTTAAAGATCTCCTTTAATTACCATCCGCGCTCTTGCATGCGTTGTTCTGGTAATAACGTTGAAATTTCGACACCTTTCATTGCATTACCTAATCCTTTAGAAAGGCTTGCAATTAGTTCGTAATCTTCATAATGAGTCGTTGCCTCAACGATTGCACGTGCAAATTTCTCTGGGTTCTCTGATTTGAAGATACCAGATCCAACAAATACACCATCAGCACCAAGTTGCATCATTAACGCTGCATCTGCTGGTGTTGCTACACCACCTGCTGCAAAGTTTACAACTGGTAGGCGACCAAGGCGTTTAATTTCAAGTAGTACTTCATAAGGAGCACCAGTATTTTTTGCATATGTCATTAACTCATCTTCACGTAGATTTGCAACTTGACGGATTTCTGCATTGACTTGGCGCATATGACGCACTGCCTCTACAATGTTTCCTGTTCCTGGTTCACCTTTTGTACGAAGCATAGATGCACCTTCTGCAATACGACGTGCAGCTTCTCCGATATCGCGGCAACCACATACAAATGGAACTGTGTAATCACGTTTATTTAAATGGTATACTTCATCAGCAGGAGTTAATACTTCACTCTCATCGATATAGTCTACCCCTAATGATTCTAATACACGTGCTTCTACAAGGTGACCGATACGGCATTTTGCCATAACCGGAATTGATACAGCACCCATAACTTCTTCAACAATTGTTGGATCTGCCATACGAGAAACGCCACCTGCTGCACGAATATCTGCAGGTACACGCTCTAATGCCATAACAGCAACTGCGCCTGCCTCTTCTGCAATCCTTGCTTGCTCGGCGTTAACTACGTCCATAATAACGCCGCCTTTTTGCATTTCTGCCATTCCACGTTTTACACGTTCTGTCCCTGTTACATTTGTCATGTACAAAAACCCCCCTAGGTGAATTGCTTTCCCCCGTTAAAGAAGAAAATTAAGAATACTCTTACATTCTACCACTAACTATCTGATGCTTGTCCACTACTTTTTCATAAAGTCGGTATGAAAAATAGGAATAAGAAAAAGCTCCTACAATGAGGAGCTTTTAAAACCAACCTTTTACTGTATCAACAGCACTATTCCACATACCACTAAAGAAAGAACCAATTCCGCGCATAGAACGTGTGAACCAGCCTGCCTCTTCTACTTCAGATTTTGTTACAAGGTCTACTTGTAATGATTTTCCTGATAAAAATCCAGGATCATTACTATCTTTAGACGTTACAACCATTTGGCCAAGTGTAACTCCCTTTTTCATAGGTGCCTCTTGTCCCTTATTTCCTTCTTTAAATTCTGTTTTATAAACGTCTTTACTTCCCTTTGGCACCGGAAGTGAAACAGCTTGCTTCGTTTGAACTGCTACATCTTTATCTTTCGCATTTTCAACTCTTACTGTTTCTTTTCCTTTAACCGAAGAACCTTTTTCATACATTTTCTTCATTTCAAAGTTAGCAAAGCCATAATCATATAATTTCTTTGTCTCATCAAATCTTGCCGTATGAGAATTTGTTTTAATAACTACAGAAATGAAACGCATACCATTTCTCTCGACCGTACCAGTGAAACAATCTCCTGCTTCTGGAGTTGATCCTGTTTTCAGACCATCTACGCCTTCATATTGCTTAACTAAGCCTTTTAGCATCCAATTCCAGTTATCCATATTAACTGGGTATTTTCCACCCTCTTGGAATACCTTTTTTGGAATTTTAGCTGTATCTAATACTTTTGGAAAGTCTTTAATAAGATTTTGTGCTAAAATCGCAACATCTCTTGCAGACATTTTATTTTCTTCTTCTGGAGTTGTTCCTTCAGGGTGTTGCCCTTTTAAATCTCTGTTCGTTAAGCCTGTAGAGTTGACAAATTTATAGCTTTTTAATCCAAACTCTTTCGACTTATCATTCATCATTTTTACGAAATCAACTTCTTTTCCTGCCACTGCTTCAGCTAAAGCGATTGTCGCTCCATTAGCAGAATAAATTGCCATTGCTTCATACAGTTCTTTTACCGTATAAGAACCACCATTTTCTAGCGGAACATTTGATAATGAACGATCTTGTGAAATTTTATATGCATATTCAGAAACTTTAACTTTTTGATCCCACTTCAGTTTCCCTTTTGATATTGCCTCATTCACTAAGTATTCACTCATCATTTTTGTCATACTGGCAATTGATAATAATTCATCTGCATTCTTTTGATATACAATTTTCCCAGAATTCGCTTCAACTAAAATCGCTGCACCTGCTTCAATGTTTAAAGCAGCTGCTGTTTCTGCTGATGCATTGCTATATGGTGCAAACATGCTACAAGCTATTGTAAGCACTGTTACCAACGCAATGAATCTTTTGCAAAACATACCTTTCACTTTTGCTACCCCCAATATCTATGTACTCACATAACCGTTATTCTAACATAATCAAAAAAAAATAGACAGAGATATCAAATCTCTGTCTATTTGTATATAAGACATTATAATGAGTAGTTTGGAGCCTCTTTTGTAATCTGTACGTGATGAGGATGGCTTTCACGTAAACCTGCACCTGACATACGAATGAACTGTGCATTCTCACGTAAGAATTCTAAATTCTGCGCTCCGCAATATCCCATACCTGCACGTAATCCACCAACTAATTGATGAACTGTATCTGCTAAAGGTCCTTTATATGGTACGCGTCCTTCAATACCTTCAGGAACAAGTTTTTTGTTTCCTTCTTGGAAGTAACGATCTTTACTTCCTTTTTCCATCGCTCCAACAGAACCCATACCACGATATACTTTAAATTGGCGACCTTGGTAAATTTCAGTTTCTCCAGGACTTTCAGCAACACCAGCAAACATACTACCTAGCATAACAACGTGTGCTCCTGCTGCTAAAGCTTTAACCATATCACCAGAGTACTTAACACCGCCATCAGCAATAACTGGAATACCGTGTTTACGAGCTTCTGTTGCACAATCATAAACTGCTGTTAATTGTGGTACACCAACACCAGCTACAACACGCGTTGTACAAATAGAACCTGGTCCAATACCAACTTTAACTACGTTTGCACCAGCCTCAATTAATGCTTTCGTTGCTTCAGCTGTAGCAACATTTCCAGCGATAATATTTAGTGCTGGATATTTCGCACGAACTTCTTTTACCTTTTCAATAACACCTTTAGAATGCCCATGAGCTGTATCAAGTACAATTGCATCTACGCTAGCTTTTACTAATGCATCGATACGAAGCATAGCATCAGCCGTTACACCAACAGCTGCTCCAACTAATAAGCGTCCTTGCTTATCTTTAGCAGAGTTTGGGAATTCAATTACTTTTTCAATATCTTTTATTGTAATAAGCCCTTGTAATACACCGTTATTATCAACAAGAGGGAGCTTTTCAATTTTATACTTTTGTAGGATCTTTTCAGCTTCTTCCAGTGTAGTACCAACTGGAGCTGTAATTAACTGTTCTTTTGTCATTACGTCAGAAATTTTGATTGAGTAGTCTTGGATGAAACGCATATCACGGTTTGTAATAATACCAACTAATTTTCGCTCATCTAAATTATTTACAACTGGTACACCTGAGATACGATATTTTCCCATAAGATGTTCTGCATCATATACTTGATGTTCTGGAGTTAAGAAGAAAGGATCTGAAATAACGCCGCTTTCAGAGCGCTTTACTTTATCAACTTGCTCTGCCTGTTGCTCAATAGACATATTCTTATGAATAATTCCTAAACCGCCTTGACGAGCCATTGCAATAGCCATGTCAGCTTCTGTTACTGTATCCATTCCTGCACTAATTAACGGGATGTTTAGCTGTAAGCTTTCAGATAAAACTGTTTTAACACTTACTTCTCTTGGTAATATATCTGACCTCGCTGGTACAAGTAATACATCATCAAAAGTCAAACCTTCTTTAACAAATTTAGATTCCCACATAATTGTTCCCCCCATGATACCAGAAATTATTATTAGTAGCTTATCAATTGGTTAAAATACTGTCAAGGACGTATATATATGTTAGAATTTTTAGACAATAAAAGGAGCGTAATATATGCATCAAACACATTGTACTTGGCAGCAATTAAGTTTCTTTTTTTCATCTCAAAATGTACAACGTTATCTTGCCCGTTGTTATGAAAAATCCTCCATACAAGATGCTGAAAAAAAAAGTTTTGAAAACTGTTATCCCTTTATTTACTACTTAGAACACGGGAAAAATTATTATGAATTATATAAGGTGGCCCCCTTTTCGATTCAGCCAATGTTGTTATTTTATGGAATTAGCCAACTGTTTAAAGCTTGCTTGTTAACTATTGATCCTAACTACCCAGAATCAACTACTGTTTTAGCTCATGGCGTTACAACTCGTAAACGAAAAAAACAGGGGTATCAATTTTTAGAAGATGAGGTGAAAATACAGAAAAACGGATTGTTTACTCACGTTGCAGAACAACTGTTTCACATGAAACACTTAGAAGCGGAGAAATTTAATATGTTAGAGCTAATGGGGAATATTCCTGAATTACAAAATTTGTTGCGCTATAGTCAAAAAGTATCAACTTTATGTAAGATCGATTCAACAAATAAAAATGAGCTCTCCTTTTCAGTCAATATATTAGATCGACTACATATGACTAAAGAGCGATTTTCTCGTTACATCGAAACAACTTGTAAGCATTTATCAATACAACACGTACCTGAGAAAAATAATGAATTAAATTTGTTTTTTTCGGCACCTATTCAATCATGGAATCCTATGTATAGTACACCTTTATACTACGAGCATCTTACTGACACTTATTATTTACCACTTACAACCGAACCTAGAAACTCTAAACCAGTGTTGCCTGAGCTCCTTGTTCACTATTTATTGCTCTATAATTTAAGCATGATTTCTAGGTATGAAACAGATTGGTGGTATGACTTACTTGGAAGCTATGGCTCTGAAGATTATCCATTTATTTATCAGTTTCTCAATATTTCTGCTCAAAAAATCCCTTACTATATTTCAACATTTTTACTAACAGAACCGGGCCTATTTCATGGGAAATAAAAAAACACAAGTCAAAAGACTTGTGTTTTTATCTTGCTTGGCGACGTCCTACTCTCACAGGGACAAGGTCCCAACTACCATCGGCGCTAGAGAGCTTAACTTCCGTGTTCGGTATGGGAACGGGTGTGACCTCTCTGCCATCATCACCAAACTATGAAGGCATATTCCTTCAAAACTAGATAACATTTGCTTCATATTATATGGTTAAGTCCTCGATCTATTAGTATTCGTCAGCTCCACATGTCACCATGCTTCCACCTCGAACCTATCAACCTGATCATCTTTCAGGGATCTTACTAGCTTACGCTATGGGAAATCTCATCTTGAGGGGGGCTTCATGCTTAGATGCTTTCAGCACTTATCCCTTCCGCACATAGCTACCCAGCTATGCCCTTGGCAGAACAACTGGTACACCAGCGGTGCGTCCATCCCGGTCCTCTCGTACTAAGGACAGCTCCTCTCAAATTTCCTACGCCCACGACGGATAGGGACCGAACTGTCTCACGACGTTCTGAACCCAGCTCGCGTACCGCTTTAATGGGCGAACAGCCCAACCCTTGGGACCGACTACAGCCCCAGGATGCGATGAGCCGACATCGAGGTGCCAAACCTCCCCGTCGATGTGGACTCTTGGGGGAGATAAGCCTGTTATCCCCGGGGTAGCTTTTATCCGTTGAGCGATGGCCCT
Proteins encoded:
- the serS gene encoding serine--tRNA ligase, which translates into the protein MLDIKFLRTNFEEVKAKLQHRGEDLTDFGRFEELDTRRRELLVQTEELKSKRNEVSQQISVLKREKKDAEALILEMREVGEKVKNLDNELRTVEEDLERLMLSIPNIPHESAPVGETEDDNVVARTWGEVKEFTYEPKPHWDLATDLGILDFERAGKVTGSRFVFYKGAGARLERALISFMLDLHTDEHGYEEVLPPYMVNRASMTGTGQLPKFEEDAFRIESEDYFLIPTAEVPVTNMHRDEILSKEQLPIRYAAFSSCFRSEAGSAGRDTRGLIRQHQFNKVELVKFVKPEDSYEELEKLTNDAERVLQLLELPYRVMSMCTGDLGFTAAKKYDIEVWIPSYGTYREISSCSNFEAFQARRANIRFRREPNGKPEHVHTLNGSGLAIGRTVAAILENYQQEDGTIIIPEVLRPYMGGKTVIK
- the pdxT gene encoding pyridoxal 5'-phosphate synthase glutaminase subunit PdxT gives rise to the protein MVKIGVLGLQGAVREHVKSVEASGAEAVVVKRIEQLEEIDGLILPGGESTTMRRLIDKYAFMEPLRTFAKSGKPMFGTCAGMILLAKTLIGYEEAHIGAMDITVERNAFGRQKDSFEAALSMKGVGEDFIGVFIRAPYVVNVADDVEVLSTHGDRMVAVRQDQFLAASFHPELTDDHRVTAYFVEMVKEAKMKKVV
- the pdxS gene encoding pyridoxal 5'-phosphate synthase lyase subunit PdxS; translation: MTNVTGTERVKRGMAEMQKGGVIMDVVNAEQARIAEEAGAVAVMALERVPADIRAAGGVSRMADPTIVEEVMGAVSIPVMAKCRIGHLVEARVLESLGVDYIDESEVLTPADEVYHLNKRDYTVPFVCGCRDIGEAARRIAEGASMLRTKGEPGTGNIVEAVRHMRQVNAEIRQVANLREDELMTYAKNTGAPYEVLLEIKRLGRLPVVNFAAGGVATPADAALMMQLGADGVFVGSGIFKSENPEKFARAIVEATTHYEDYELIASLSKGLGNAMKGVEISTLLPEQRMQERGW
- a CDS encoding D-alanyl-D-alanine carboxypeptidase family protein, producing the protein MFCKRFIALVTVLTIACSMFAPYSNASAETAAALNIEAGAAILVEANSGKIVYQKNADELLSIASMTKMMSEYLVNEAISKGKLKWDQKVKVSEYAYKISQDRSLSNVPLENGGSYTVKELYEAMAIYSANGATIALAEAVAGKEVDFVKMMNDKSKEFGLKSYKFVNSTGLTNRDLKGQHPEGTTPEEENKMSARDVAILAQNLIKDFPKVLDTAKIPKKVFQEGGKYPVNMDNWNWMLKGLVKQYEGVDGLKTGSTPEAGDCFTGTVERNGMRFISVVIKTNSHTARFDETKKLYDYGFANFEMKKMYEKGSSVKGKETVRVENAKDKDVAVQTKQAVSLPVPKGSKDVYKTEFKEGNKGQEAPMKKGVTLGQMVVTSKDSNDPGFLSGKSLQVDLVTKSEVEEAGWFTRSMRGIGSFFSGMWNSAVDTVKGWF
- the guaB gene encoding IMP dehydrogenase, whose translation is MWESKFVKEGLTFDDVLLVPARSDILPREVSVKTVLSESLQLNIPLISAGMDTVTEADMAIAMARQGGLGIIHKNMSIEQQAEQVDKVKRSESGVISDPFFLTPEHQVYDAEHLMGKYRISGVPVVNNLDERKLVGIITNRDMRFIQDYSIKISDVMTKEQLITAPVGTTLEEAEKILQKYKIEKLPLVDNNGVLQGLITIKDIEKVIEFPNSAKDKQGRLLVGAAVGVTADAMLRIDALVKASVDAIVLDTAHGHSKGVIEKVKEVRAKYPALNIIAGNVATAEATKALIEAGANVVKVGIGPGSICTTRVVAGVGVPQLTAVYDCATEARKHGIPVIADGGVKYSGDMVKALAAGAHVVMLGSMFAGVAESPGETEIYQGRQFKVYRGMGSVGAMEKGSKDRYFQEGNKKLVPEGIEGRVPYKGPLADTVHQLVGGLRAGMGYCGAQNLEFLRENAQFIRMSGAGLRESHPHHVQITKEAPNYSL
- a CDS encoding YaaC family protein, which produces MHQTHCTWQQLSFFFSSQNVQRYLARCYEKSSIQDAEKKSFENCYPFIYYLEHGKNYYELYKVAPFSIQPMLLFYGISQLFKACLLTIDPNYPESTTVLAHGVTTRKRKKQGYQFLEDEVKIQKNGLFTHVAEQLFHMKHLEAEKFNMLELMGNIPELQNLLRYSQKVSTLCKIDSTNKNELSFSVNILDRLHMTKERFSRYIETTCKHLSIQHVPEKNNELNLFFSAPIQSWNPMYSTPLYYEHLTDTYYLPLTTEPRNSKPVLPELLVHYLLLYNLSMISRYETDWWYDLLGSYGSEDYPFIYQFLNISAQKIPYYISTFLLTEPGLFHGK